One window of Amaranthus tricolor cultivar Red isolate AtriRed21 chromosome 13, ASM2621246v1, whole genome shotgun sequence genomic DNA carries:
- the LOC130798811 gene encoding secreted RxLR effector protein 161-like: MIYCKLTDTSIVVNHGLQITEGAKPANKEQYQRLVGKLIYLLHTRPDIGYAVGVISQFMHKPQEDHMIVAFRIKRYLKGTIGRGVLFKRGNDLEIEAHTDADWVGNPNDRKSTSGYFSLVGGNIITWRSKKQKVIALSSAEAEFRDSSLGICEVLWIRKLLIKLIFNPKRTCRLFCDNRAFIKISDNPV; the protein is encoded by the coding sequence ATGATATATTGTAAACTGACTGATACTTCTATTGTGGTGAATCATGGGCTTCAAATAACTGAGGGAGCAAAACCAGCTAACAAAGAACAATACCAGAGGTTAGTTGGGAAGCTCATCTATTTATTACATACTAGGCCAGACATTGGTTATGCCGTTGGAGTCATAAGTCAGTTTATGCATAAGCCTCAAGAAGATCATATGATTGTTGCTTTCCGCATTAAAAGATACTTGAAAGGAACTATTGGAAGAGGGGTTCTGTTCAAAAGAGGTAATGATCTGGAAATAGAGGCCCACACTGATGCAGATTGGGTAGGAAACCCTAATGATAGAAAATCAACATCTGGCTACTTCAGTTTAGTTGGAGGGAATATAATTACTTGGAGGAGTAAAAAGCAAAAGGTGATAGCTCTTTCaagtgctgaagcagaattccGAGATAGTTCCTTGGGAATATGTGAGGTTCTATGGATCAGGAAACTCCTGATCAAACTAATATTTAATCCTAAACGAACTTGTAGACTTTTTTGTGATAACAGGGCATTCATAAAAATTTCTGACAATCCAGTTTAA
- the LOC130797822 gene encoding flowering-promoting factor 1-like protein 2 — protein sequence MSGVWVFKNNGVIRLVENPQAEQEGSEQVRARRPNKVLVYLPTGQVISSYDILERILKSLGWEMYLGSDPNLIQFHRKNSIDLISLPSDFSKFNSVYMYDIVVKNSNVFQVRDV from the coding sequence ATGTCAGGAGTTTGGGTGTTCAAAAATAATGGAGTGATTCGATTGGTAGAGAACCCACAAGCCGAGCAAGAAGGAAGTGAGCAAGTAAGGGCAAGAAGGCCAAATAAGGTGTTGGTTTACTTGCCAACTGGGCAAGTTATCTCATCGTATGACATTCTCGAAAGAATACTTAAAAGTTTAGGGTGGGAGATGTACTTAGGTTCTGATCCAAATCTTATCCAATTTCATAGGAAGAACTCTATCGATTTGATTTCACTTCCAAGCGACTTCTCTAAGTTTAATTCTGTTTATATGTACGATATCGTCGTCAAGAATTCCAATGTGTTCCAAGTTCGTGATGTTTAG